From Mycolicibacterium nivoides, a single genomic window includes:
- a CDS encoding aromatic ring-hydroxylating oxygenase subunit alpha, producing the protein MALTSTHTDNPRRVDAIGDPPARPTLVPAERYVSPAFAQLEVERMWPRVWQAACTVDHVAEAGDYFEYRCGPYSVLIVRGDDGELRAFQNACRHRGNALCTGVGSSLRELKCGYHGWTWDLAGALKRIPNRKGFGSVHMSEFPLAPVRVDTWERLVFVNLDPAAMPLADYLEAVPGDIAWCGLGDFRCYATMTIDVDANWKTIADGYSETYHVQTLHPELHRCMDDVYAPQKIWGHTGKSESLYGVPSPRLAGSLSDEEVWDAYVYTQGALMGLAEGTPFPRDRRSPGQTVADVIATQIKEFAAERGVDIGWASTDQVMCLHQYNIFPNLTLLASADHLTVMTSLPGPDPDRGQLVMTLMTRMPAQAPRVRPTDVRMGADEAHPGVVMSQDIAVLTGLQRGLHQPGFTHLVLSAEERRIINMHRNLERYLDLPGPERISEAEAGG; encoded by the coding sequence ATGGCCCTGACTTCCACGCACACCGACAACCCACGACGGGTGGACGCGATCGGCGATCCACCGGCGCGCCCCACCCTGGTGCCTGCCGAACGCTACGTCTCACCGGCGTTCGCCCAACTCGAGGTGGAGCGCATGTGGCCGCGGGTCTGGCAGGCAGCGTGCACGGTCGATCACGTGGCCGAGGCGGGCGACTACTTCGAATACCGTTGCGGCCCCTACTCGGTGCTGATCGTCCGCGGGGACGACGGTGAATTGCGCGCCTTCCAGAACGCCTGCCGCCATCGCGGCAACGCCCTGTGCACCGGCGTCGGTTCCTCGCTGCGGGAACTGAAATGCGGCTACCACGGCTGGACCTGGGACCTGGCCGGGGCGCTCAAACGAATCCCGAACCGCAAGGGGTTCGGGTCGGTGCACATGTCGGAGTTTCCGCTGGCTCCGGTGCGGGTCGACACCTGGGAACGGCTGGTCTTCGTCAACCTCGACCCCGCCGCGATGCCCCTGGCCGACTACCTGGAGGCGGTCCCCGGCGACATCGCCTGGTGCGGCCTCGGCGACTTCCGTTGCTACGCAACGATGACCATCGACGTCGACGCCAACTGGAAGACAATCGCCGACGGCTACAGCGAGACCTATCACGTCCAGACCCTGCATCCCGAACTGCACCGGTGCATGGACGACGTGTACGCCCCACAGAAGATCTGGGGCCACACCGGCAAATCCGAATCCCTCTACGGAGTTCCCAGCCCGCGACTCGCCGGATCGCTGAGCGACGAAGAAGTGTGGGACGCCTACGTGTACACACAGGGTGCCCTGATGGGTCTCGCCGAAGGCACGCCCTTCCCCCGAGACCGGCGGTCGCCCGGCCAGACGGTGGCCGACGTGATCGCCACGCAGATCAAGGAATTCGCGGCCGAGCGCGGCGTCGACATCGGCTGGGCCAGTACCGACCAGGTGATGTGCCTGCACCAGTACAACATCTTCCCCAACCTGACCCTGCTGGCCAGCGCCGACCATCTGACGGTGATGACGTCGCTGCCCGGGCCCGACCCCGACCGAGGGCAGCTCGTGATGACGCTGATGACCCGCATGCCGGCGCAGGCACCGCGGGTCAGGCCGACGGACGTCCGGATGGGCGCCGACGAAGCTCATCCCGGAGTGGTGATGAGCCAGGACATCGCCGTACTGACCGGCCTGCAGCGCGGTTTGCACCAGCCGGGCTTCACCCACCTGGTGCTGTCGGCCGAGGAGCGGAGAATCATCAACATGCACCGCAATCTCGAGCGCTACCTCGACCTGCCCGGGCCCGAACGCATCTCCGAGGCGGAAGCCGGCGGATGA
- a CDS encoding LmeA family phospholipid-binding protein — MPPPDPATRRLPRPGRPEAPTEQIRARYQPREAATEKFRPPEAATERIVQNRPPVEPNRPGPEPAKPSSRWRSPLAIVLAAVIVVALMVIGLTGAELYARHKAGSVLVAVTECVVEDSATVSFGVKPPFLWQHITGHYTNISVETGGKQVQAAKGMTADVALSDIRLQGTEDSKGTIGSLSATLSWTSAGIKDTVAENLPGVGSLVTDVSTDPSAGTITIEAVGDTKVTAKPLVNDGHLNLQITDVSGPFERDTVQAALDGLMTKLNDAYPLGIHADSVSVTDTGVVGKFSSQNASIPNDESADACFSQL; from the coding sequence GTGCCGCCGCCCGACCCGGCCACCCGGCGGCTGCCCCGACCAGGACGGCCCGAGGCGCCGACGGAACAGATCCGGGCCCGCTATCAGCCGCGGGAGGCCGCGACCGAGAAGTTCAGGCCCCCGGAGGCCGCGACCGAGAGAATCGTGCAGAACCGTCCCCCGGTCGAGCCCAATCGGCCCGGGCCTGAGCCGGCCAAGCCGTCGTCACGATGGCGCAGCCCGCTGGCGATCGTCCTCGCCGCCGTCATCGTCGTCGCACTCATGGTGATCGGACTGACCGGCGCCGAACTTTACGCCCGGCACAAAGCGGGCTCGGTGCTCGTCGCGGTCACCGAATGTGTGGTGGAGGACAGTGCCACCGTCTCGTTCGGGGTGAAACCGCCGTTCCTGTGGCAGCACATCACCGGCCACTACACCAACATCTCGGTGGAAACCGGCGGCAAGCAGGTGCAGGCCGCCAAGGGCATGACCGCAGACGTGGCGCTGTCCGACATCCGCTTGCAGGGCACCGAGGATTCCAAGGGCACCATCGGATCGTTGAGCGCCACGCTGAGCTGGACGTCGGCCGGTATCAAGGACACGGTGGCCGAGAACCTGCCCGGCGTCGGCTCCCTGGTCACCGATGTCAGCACCGACCCGTCGGCGGGAACCATCACCATCGAGGCGGTGGGGGACACCAAGGTGACGGCAAAGCCGTTGGTGAACGACGGACACCTGAACCTGCAGATCACCGACGTCAGCGGTCCGTTCGAGAGAGACACCGTGCAGGCAGCGCTCGACGGTCTCATGACGAAGCTGAACGACGCCTACCCGCTCGGGATCCACGCCGACAGCGTCTCGGTTACCGACACCGGCGTGGTGGGCAAGTTCTCCAGCCAGAACGCATCCATCCCCAACGACGAATCCGCCGACGCCTGCTTCTCCCAGCTGTGA
- a CDS encoding TetR/AcrR family transcriptional regulator has translation MARRRGWDGRPPGSDEEASERIVAAAVRLIAETGTSISIADVAASLGVIRQTVYRYFPTAEALMHAAAIATVDGFLDRLAESVRGITDPAEAMTEGVMFTLAEVARIPHLRIMLSGPQAAASSVNVASDEGQAFGMRMITRFDVDWEKYGYDESSLRDLVEFTLRTMLSFFVAPNDPTRSPEELRRFVRRWLGGSILAQPADGSR, from the coding sequence GTGGCGCGTAGGCGGGGGTGGGACGGGCGGCCACCCGGAAGCGACGAGGAAGCCTCGGAACGCATCGTGGCCGCGGCGGTGCGGTTGATCGCCGAGACCGGCACCAGCATCAGCATCGCCGATGTCGCGGCATCGCTCGGTGTCATCCGCCAGACCGTGTACCGCTACTTCCCCACGGCCGAGGCCCTGATGCACGCGGCGGCCATCGCCACGGTCGACGGGTTTCTCGACCGGCTCGCCGAGAGCGTGCGCGGCATCACCGATCCCGCCGAGGCGATGACCGAAGGCGTCATGTTCACCTTGGCGGAGGTCGCCCGGATACCGCACCTGCGCATCATGCTGTCGGGGCCCCAGGCCGCAGCCAGCTCGGTCAACGTGGCCTCCGACGAAGGCCAGGCGTTCGGTATGCGGATGATCACGCGCTTCGACGTCGACTGGGAGAAGTACGGGTACGACGAATCATCGCTGCGTGACCTGGTGGAGTTCACCCTGCGCACGATGCTGTCGTTCTTCGTCGCACCGAACGATCCCACCCGCAGCCCCGAGGAGCTGCGGCGCTTCGTCAGACGCTGGCTGGGCGGGTCGATTCTGGCGCAGCCCGCCGATGGTTCACGATGA
- a CDS encoding N-acyl-D-amino-acid deacylase family protein: MFDLKITGGTVVDGTGADRFTADVAIKDGKIVEVHRRGANDPALGGDAAETIDATGKIVAPGFVDIHTHYDGQVSWDAVLEPSSNHGVTTVVAGNCGVGFAPVRPGQEEWLISLMEGVEDIPGTALTEGITWGWETFGEYLDVIGQRELAVDMGTQIAHGAIRAYAMGERGARNEPANPDDIKAMAKLVQEAIEAGALGFSSSRTIAHTAMDGEPVPGTFAAEDELFALGRATAAGGAAVFELAPQGAAGEDIVAPKKELEWMRRLGEEIDCALSFALIQVDADPNLWREQLDLSAAAHKAGSRLFPQVAARPFGMLLGFPGHHAFTHRPTYRRLQAECTREELAERLADPKVRAAILAEEDLPIDPGKLFDGMFMLAQNAANRLYHIGEPPDYEPTEERTVAAIAKQRGLDPLAAMYDLMLEANAGAMLMYPMFNYSDGNHDAIREMLTHPAGVLGLSDGGAHCSMICDASYPTFLLTHWARDRHRGEKLPLEYVIRKQSHDTAQLYGMSDRGVISVGKKADVNVIDLDALTLHAPRMAYDLPAGGKRLVQGASGYEATIVSGTVTRRHGVDTGARPGRLVRGIR; this comes from the coding sequence GTGTTCGATCTCAAAATCACCGGCGGCACCGTCGTCGACGGGACCGGTGCGGACCGGTTCACCGCCGATGTCGCGATCAAGGACGGCAAGATCGTCGAGGTGCACCGGCGCGGCGCCAACGACCCTGCCCTGGGCGGCGACGCAGCCGAAACCATCGACGCCACAGGCAAGATCGTGGCCCCCGGCTTCGTCGACATTCACACCCACTACGACGGCCAGGTCTCCTGGGACGCCGTGCTCGAGCCGTCCAGCAACCACGGCGTCACCACCGTGGTGGCGGGCAACTGCGGTGTCGGTTTCGCACCGGTCCGGCCCGGTCAGGAGGAGTGGCTGATCTCCCTGATGGAGGGTGTCGAGGACATCCCCGGCACGGCCCTGACCGAGGGCATCACCTGGGGCTGGGAAACCTTCGGCGAATACCTGGACGTCATCGGACAGCGCGAACTGGCGGTCGACATGGGTACCCAGATCGCCCACGGCGCCATCCGGGCCTACGCCATGGGGGAGCGTGGCGCCCGCAACGAGCCGGCGAACCCCGATGACATCAAGGCGATGGCGAAGCTGGTGCAAGAGGCCATCGAGGCAGGGGCGCTTGGCTTTTCGTCGTCGCGCACCATCGCGCACACCGCCATGGACGGCGAGCCGGTGCCCGGCACCTTCGCCGCCGAGGACGAGTTGTTCGCCCTGGGCCGGGCCACCGCGGCCGGTGGGGCGGCGGTGTTCGAGCTGGCCCCGCAGGGCGCCGCCGGCGAAGACATCGTCGCACCCAAGAAGGAACTCGAATGGATGCGCCGCCTCGGCGAGGAGATCGACTGCGCGCTCAGCTTCGCCCTGATCCAGGTCGACGCCGACCCCAACCTGTGGCGCGAGCAGCTCGATCTGTCGGCGGCGGCGCACAAGGCCGGTAGCCGGTTGTTCCCGCAGGTGGCGGCGCGGCCGTTCGGCATGCTGCTGGGCTTTCCCGGTCACCACGCCTTCACCCACCGCCCGACCTACCGGCGCCTGCAGGCCGAATGCACGCGTGAGGAGCTGGCCGAGCGCCTCGCGGATCCGAAGGTGCGCGCGGCGATCCTGGCCGAGGAAGACCTGCCGATCGACCCCGGCAAGCTGTTCGACGGCATGTTCATGTTGGCGCAGAACGCGGCAAATCGCCTGTACCACATCGGAGAACCGCCGGACTACGAACCGACCGAGGAACGCACCGTTGCGGCGATCGCCAAGCAGCGTGGCCTGGACCCGCTGGCCGCGATGTACGACCTGATGCTCGAGGCCAACGCGGGCGCCATGCTGATGTACCCGATGTTCAACTACTCCGACGGCAACCACGATGCGATCCGGGAGATGCTCACCCACCCGGCCGGCGTGCTGGGCCTGTCCGACGGCGGCGCGCACTGCAGCATGATCTGCGACGCCTCGTACCCGACGTTCCTGCTGACGCACTGGGCGCGCGACCGTCATCGCGGCGAGAAGCTGCCGCTGGAGTACGTGATCCGCAAGCAGTCGCACGACACCGCGCAGCTCTACGGGATGTCGGACCGCGGCGTCATCAGTGTGGGCAAGAAAGCCGACGTCAACGTCATCGACCTGGACGCGCTGACCTTGCACGCGCCGAGGATGGCGTATGACCTGCCCGCCGGCGGAAAGCGGTTGGTGCAGGGCGCGAGTGGTTACGAGGCGACGATCGTGAGCGGCACGGTGACCCGTCGGCATGGCGTCGACACCGGTGCCCGCCCGGGCCGGCTGGTGCGCGGGATCCGCTGA
- a CDS encoding chorismate mutase, translated as MPARFATAGVLTLAVLCGTPLARAQDPSPLVPLVDAAAQRLQTADPVAANKFRNGGPIEDPRREQQVIDATTAEAHSRHIDPAYVGQVFRDQIDATVAVEYGLFARWKLDPVTAPAAAPDLAASRTAIDALNHAMVNEIADQWPTLHSPSCPADLAGAVDGVATARNLDPLYRQALDYATRSYCR; from the coding sequence ATGCCGGCCCGATTCGCAACGGCCGGCGTGCTGACCCTGGCGGTGCTATGCGGCACTCCGCTCGCCCGCGCACAGGACCCCAGCCCGCTAGTGCCGCTGGTCGACGCCGCGGCGCAGCGCCTGCAGACCGCAGACCCTGTGGCCGCCAACAAGTTTCGCAACGGTGGACCGATCGAGGATCCGCGACGCGAACAACAGGTCATCGACGCCACCACGGCCGAGGCCCACAGCCGGCATATCGACCCGGCCTACGTCGGCCAGGTGTTCCGGGATCAGATCGACGCGACCGTCGCCGTGGAGTACGGCCTGTTCGCGCGATGGAAGCTGGATCCGGTGACCGCTCCCGCAGCTGCCCCGGATCTGGCGGCGTCGAGAACTGCCATCGACGCGCTCAACCACGCGATGGTGAACGAGATCGCCGACCAGTGGCCGACCCTTCACTCGCCGTCGTGCCCGGCCGACCTGGCGGGCGCCGTCGATGGCGTGGCCACGGCGCGAAATCTTGATCCGCTGTATCGGCAGGCGCTGGACTACGCCACCAGGTCGTATTGCCGCTGA
- a CDS encoding alpha/beta fold hydrolase — protein MADFRYDPRQRPAQPPAPAADAFTIHTAVVAEEVSLAFVREGIGGVPLLLVHGYPETKRIWWRNIEALAAAGFEVIVPDLRGMGDSSIPPDDRHDIVTYSRDLYALVHDELGHESCLIAASDVGAVVSTDLIHRFPGFVTRFCVFNTVPPMAVDYSGIGTRHPGSIGGAADPTGDYRWMQGAFPDELAAMLTTPEARRQWVAAMYTNRLWGSAYAFTQPDVDFMTEPFADEARLQAGWASYQLAYGRAMSDIPLMDAVEVPTLVLYGPDDHVVGEDFVPRTERAFLNRIGPLVIPGAGHFLQWERADIFNRLIPAVFGDVIVNHRRAAPESTRPASV, from the coding sequence ATGGCGGATTTTCGTTACGATCCGCGTCAGCGCCCGGCGCAACCTCCGGCGCCGGCCGCTGACGCTTTCACCATCCACACTGCCGTTGTCGCCGAAGAGGTTTCGCTGGCATTTGTCCGCGAGGGCATCGGCGGTGTGCCCCTTCTGCTGGTGCACGGCTATCCCGAGACCAAGCGGATCTGGTGGCGCAACATCGAGGCCCTGGCCGCGGCCGGCTTCGAGGTCATCGTCCCGGATCTGCGCGGTATGGGTGACAGCTCGATCCCGCCCGACGACCGGCACGACATCGTCACGTACTCCCGCGATCTGTATGCGCTGGTGCACGACGAGCTGGGGCACGAGTCGTGCCTGATCGCCGCGAGCGATGTCGGGGCTGTGGTCAGCACCGACCTGATTCACCGGTTTCCCGGATTCGTCACGCGTTTCTGTGTTTTCAACACCGTGCCGCCCATGGCCGTCGACTACTCGGGGATCGGCACGCGGCATCCGGGATCGATCGGCGGCGCGGCCGACCCGACCGGCGATTACCGGTGGATGCAGGGCGCCTTCCCCGACGAGCTCGCCGCGATGCTGACCACACCCGAGGCGCGCAGGCAGTGGGTGGCGGCGATGTACACCAATCGGTTATGGGGCTCGGCCTACGCGTTCACCCAGCCCGACGTGGATTTCATGACCGAGCCGTTCGCCGACGAGGCACGGCTACAGGCGGGCTGGGCGTCCTACCAACTGGCCTACGGCCGCGCGATGTCCGACATCCCGTTGATGGATGCGGTCGAGGTGCCCACGTTGGTGCTGTACGGACCCGACGATCATGTGGTCGGCGAGGATTTCGTCCCCCGCACCGAGCGCGCGTTTCTCAATCGCATTGGGCCGTTGGTGATTCCGGGTGCGGGTCACTTCCTGCAGTGGGAGCGCGCCGACATCTTCAACCGGTTGATCCCCGCGGTGTTCGGCGACGTCATCGTGAACCATCGGCGGGCTGCGCCAGAATCGACCCGCCCAGCCAGCGTCTGA
- a CDS encoding PTS sugar transporter subunit IIA, whose amino-acid sequence MSSTRVLAPVAGRAVALQDVPDPVFSAGMVGYGAAVDPPRGVIDAIAPVSGKLLKLMPHAYVIMTADNVGVLVHLGLDTVALNGAGFTTHVSQGDEVTAGQVVITYDVPAVEAKGLNPIVPVVVMDEREPGNVTVARPVAAGADIDSGAELFTANK is encoded by the coding sequence GTGAGCAGCACGCGAGTACTCGCCCCGGTCGCGGGGCGCGCAGTAGCACTCCAGGACGTTCCTGACCCCGTGTTCTCGGCCGGCATGGTGGGGTACGGCGCCGCGGTGGACCCACCGCGCGGCGTGATCGACGCGATTGCCCCGGTCAGCGGCAAGTTGTTGAAACTGATGCCGCACGCCTACGTGATCATGACCGCCGACAATGTCGGCGTCCTGGTCCACCTCGGGCTGGACACCGTCGCACTGAACGGAGCAGGCTTCACCACACATGTGAGTCAGGGTGATGAGGTCACCGCAGGCCAGGTGGTGATCACCTACGACGTGCCGGCCGTCGAGGCGAAAGGCCTGAATCCGATTGTCCCCGTTGTGGTCATGGACGAGCGTGAGCCCGGCAATGTGACGGTGGCCCGGCCGGTGGCCGCAGGAGCCGACATCGATTCGGGTGCAGAACTTTTCACGGCGAACAAGTAG
- a CDS encoding metal-dependent hydrolase — MTDLIVRKMRFAFADHRVPFLWNETNPAFSSMANAVSFLAIAFEKMIGHMITEAMPFITDPEVAEEAQAFVRQEGQHSMAHRQHAKGLIKTYPALKETLDEVIKAFDDLTAETPLKYRLAYTADLEATFTPVFKLMLDHDDTLFAPGDDRVASLFLWHFVEEVEHRSSALIIYDAVVDDPWYRMRVAPSIFKHVWAVLKIATEGFNKHVPLEERQIDAMSMFGMQARKKALLQKLPFTKTPYDGPVANAFAHLPVREMLTALAGVVRSQVPGHDPAHEKLPVLADEWFQRYQDGYDVTLWYTAGDAAEQKATTADV; from the coding sequence ATGACGGATCTGATCGTGCGGAAGATGAGGTTCGCGTTCGCGGACCACCGCGTCCCGTTCCTGTGGAACGAGACCAACCCGGCGTTCTCGTCGATGGCCAACGCGGTGTCGTTCCTGGCCATCGCGTTCGAGAAGATGATCGGCCACATGATCACCGAGGCCATGCCGTTCATCACCGATCCGGAGGTGGCCGAGGAGGCCCAGGCCTTCGTGCGGCAGGAGGGTCAGCACTCGATGGCCCACCGCCAGCACGCCAAGGGGCTGATCAAGACCTACCCGGCCCTCAAGGAAACCCTCGACGAGGTGATCAAGGCTTTCGACGACCTCACCGCCGAGACGCCGCTGAAGTACCGGCTGGCCTACACCGCCGATCTGGAGGCGACGTTCACGCCGGTCTTCAAATTGATGCTCGATCATGACGACACGCTGTTCGCTCCGGGGGACGATCGTGTGGCGTCACTGTTCCTGTGGCACTTCGTCGAAGAGGTCGAGCACCGCAGTTCGGCATTGATCATCTACGACGCGGTGGTGGACGACCCGTGGTACCGCATGCGGGTGGCCCCGTCGATCTTCAAGCATGTGTGGGCCGTGCTCAAGATCGCCACCGAGGGCTTCAACAAACATGTTCCGCTGGAAGAACGACAGATCGACGCGATGTCGATGTTCGGTATGCAGGCACGGAAAAAGGCTCTGCTGCAAAAGCTTCCGTTCACCAAGACCCCGTATGACGGGCCGGTCGCGAATGCGTTCGCCCATCTGCCGGTGCGCGAGATGCTGACTGCCCTTGCGGGCGTCGTCCGCAGCCAGGTTCCGGGTCACGATCCGGCCCACGAGAAGCTGCCAGTGCTGGCCGACGAGTGGTTCCAGCGCTACCAGGACGGCTACGACGTGACGCTGTGGTACACCGCAGGTGACGCCGCAGAGCAGAAAGCGACCACCGCCGATGTCTGA
- the nagB gene encoding glucosamine-6-phosphate deaminase yields the protein MEVIILADAAKIGGVAADTVGALLDRKPDAVLGLATGSSPLAIYDELAARCTAGQISFRQARGFTLDEYVGLPADHPERYRNVIDTVFVSRVDFAPGAVLGPDGLATDIPAACAAYEDAIRGAGGVDLQILGIGTDGHIGFNEPGSSLASRTRIKTLTQQTRLDNARFFGSDLDAVPTHCLTQGLATIMAARHVILVALGRSKAEAVHHLVEGAVSAMWPATILQHHPHVTVLLDEAAAQRLQLIGYYRETYRSKPDWQGI from the coding sequence ATGGAAGTCATCATCCTCGCCGATGCCGCGAAGATCGGCGGCGTGGCCGCCGATACGGTCGGCGCGCTGCTGGACCGTAAACCGGACGCGGTTCTGGGCCTTGCCACCGGCTCGTCGCCGCTGGCGATCTACGACGAACTCGCCGCGCGGTGTACCGCCGGGCAGATCTCGTTCCGGCAAGCCCGCGGCTTCACCCTCGACGAGTACGTCGGCCTGCCCGCCGACCATCCCGAGCGCTACCGCAACGTGATCGACACCGTTTTCGTCTCGCGCGTCGACTTCGCCCCGGGTGCGGTGCTGGGCCCGGACGGCCTGGCGACCGACATCCCGGCGGCGTGTGCGGCATACGAGGATGCCATCCGCGGCGCGGGCGGAGTCGATCTTCAGATCCTCGGCATCGGCACCGATGGACACATCGGCTTCAACGAGCCCGGGTCCTCGCTGGCGTCGCGCACCCGCATCAAGACACTGACGCAGCAGACCCGCCTCGACAACGCCAGGTTCTTCGGAAGCGATCTGGACGCGGTGCCGACGCACTGCCTGACCCAGGGGCTGGCCACCATCATGGCGGCCCGGCACGTGATCCTGGTGGCGCTCGGCCGCAGTAAGGCCGAAGCGGTGCACCATCTGGTCGAGGGCGCCGTGAGCGCCATGTGGCCGGCGACCATCCTGCAGCATCACCCGCATGTCACAGTCCTGCTCGATGAAGCTGCGGCACAGCGGCTTCAACTCATCGGCTACTACCGTGAGACCTACCGCTCGAAACCGGATTGGCAGGGCATCTGA
- a CDS encoding PTS transporter subunit EIIC yields the protein MSDTTKSEVAQVKSGLRIPAFAQLQRLGKSLMLPIAVLPAAGILLRLGQPDLLGRIDSPVIGPFFKAMSAAGDALFTNLPLLFAVGVAIGFARKADGSTALAAVVGYLVMAAVFKTMSPIVLAGEVDKAGDQAQINYSVFAGIVVGLVTAWLFDRYHTIQLPSYLGFFGGRRFVPIVVSLASLFIAFLMSYFYPIFDAGLTGLGRFIGGSGALGAFVYGFANRMLIPLGLHHIPNSYVWFIYGDYQNADGTVVTGELTRFAAGDPTAGILTSGFYPVLMFGLPAAALAMILAANKKQRKVAVGILSAAALTAFLTGVTEPLEFAFMFVAFPLYVIHAVLTGLSLAIAYLLDIHLGFSFSAGLLDLLLYGGAPAAKNIWLLIVMGAVFSVVYFVLFYVAIKRWNMLTPGREPETEFEAEERANLGEGADSTNTVTAGGTGTLTAPARADTQAEQIIAAFGGRENLVNVDACITRLRMEVADKSKVDQDRLKALGAAGVIEVGNSVQAVFGTSSEALKNAIVDSL from the coding sequence ATGAGCGATACGACGAAATCTGAAGTTGCACAGGTGAAATCCGGTCTGCGTATACCCGCGTTCGCACAACTGCAGCGACTCGGCAAGAGCCTCATGCTGCCGATCGCCGTGCTGCCCGCCGCCGGCATCCTGCTGCGGCTGGGCCAACCCGACCTGCTGGGCCGGATCGACTCCCCCGTCATCGGCCCCTTCTTCAAGGCGATGAGCGCCGCAGGCGACGCGCTGTTCACCAACCTGCCCCTGCTGTTCGCGGTCGGTGTCGCGATCGGCTTCGCCCGCAAGGCCGACGGCTCGACGGCGCTGGCAGCGGTGGTCGGCTACCTGGTGATGGCGGCGGTCTTCAAGACCATGTCCCCCATCGTGCTGGCCGGCGAGGTGGACAAGGCCGGCGATCAAGCCCAGATCAACTACAGCGTGTTCGCCGGAATCGTAGTGGGTCTGGTCACGGCATGGTTGTTCGACCGTTACCACACCATCCAATTACCGTCCTATCTCGGCTTTTTCGGGGGACGGCGGTTCGTGCCGATCGTGGTATCCCTGGCGAGCTTGTTCATCGCCTTCCTGATGAGCTACTTCTATCCGATCTTCGACGCGGGACTGACCGGGCTCGGCCGGTTCATCGGCGGCAGCGGCGCGCTGGGGGCATTCGTCTACGGATTCGCCAACCGCATGCTGATTCCCCTGGGCCTGCACCACATCCCGAACTCTTACGTGTGGTTCATCTACGGCGATTATCAGAACGCGGACGGCACGGTGGTCACCGGTGAGCTCACCCGGTTCGCGGCGGGCGACCCGACCGCGGGCATCCTCACCTCGGGGTTCTACCCGGTGTTGATGTTCGGCCTGCCCGCCGCGGCGCTGGCGATGATCCTCGCCGCGAACAAGAAGCAACGCAAAGTTGCGGTCGGCATCCTCTCGGCGGCCGCCCTCACCGCGTTCCTGACCGGCGTGACCGAACCGCTCGAGTTCGCGTTCATGTTCGTGGCGTTCCCTCTCTACGTCATCCATGCGGTCCTGACCGGGCTGTCCCTGGCGATCGCCTACCTGCTCGACATCCACCTGGGCTTCTCGTTCTCGGCCGGACTCCTGGACCTGTTGTTGTATGGCGGGGCGCCCGCGGCGAAGAACATCTGGCTGCTGATCGTGATGGGAGCGGTGTTCTCGGTCGTCTACTTCGTGTTGTTCTACGTCGCGATCAAGAGGTGGAACATGCTCACACCCGGCCGTGAGCCCGAGACGGAGTTCGAGGCCGAGGAACGGGCCAACCTCGGTGAGGGCGCCGATTCCACCAACACGGTGACGGCTGGCGGCACCGGCACGTTGACCGCACCCGCGCGCGCGGACACTCAGGCCGAACAGATCATCGCGGCGTTCGGCGGCCGGGAGAACCTCGTCAATGTCGATGCCTGCATCACCCGGCTCCGCATGGAGGTGGCCGACAAGAGCAAGGTCGACCAGGACCGGCTGAAGGCCCTCGGCGCCGCAGGCGTCATCGAGGTCGGCAACAGCGTTCAGGCGGTGTTCGGCACCAGTTCCGAGGCCCTGAAAAACGCCATCGTGGACAGTTTGTAA